From one Salinibacterium hongtaonis genomic stretch:
- a CDS encoding glycosyltransferase — protein sequence MTNRKATRASSTTGVRGTTVLLAHPGAELYGSDRMLLESASALLDEKARVVVALPSLGPLADMLTNRGAEVIVCRTGVLRKSALSPVGLARLAVDTAGGMIDAWRAVTRFKPQRIYVSTLTIPLWIGIARLRRVPVVAHVHEAESSAPGLQRAALAAPLLAADTVIANSEFSVEVLGDSFNSLGRRTTVVHNGVPGPSRPVQARKVLDSALKIAYVGRLSPRKGVDVAIEAVRLLTEAGVDVRLTLIGTAFSGYEWYEQLLRRTVTESGLSDRVAFLGFQSPVFSRITEADVVVVPSRVDEPFGNTAVEALLCGRPVIASATSGLLEATAGYRSARTVAPGDATSLARSLAEVASNWQYMRTAAWRDVALAEHRHSPSTYRHRVAATLGGLPPRRWKHHPERVGGVAAAGGAQ from the coding sequence ATGACGAACCGTAAAGCGACGCGCGCGTCGAGCACAACAGGGGTCCGCGGGACCACGGTTCTGCTCGCCCACCCGGGCGCGGAGCTCTACGGTTCCGACCGGATGCTTCTCGAGAGCGCCTCCGCCCTCCTCGACGAGAAAGCACGCGTTGTCGTTGCCCTGCCGTCGCTCGGCCCCCTTGCCGACATGCTCACGAACAGGGGAGCAGAAGTCATCGTGTGCAGAACGGGGGTCCTGCGCAAGAGCGCACTCTCGCCCGTTGGCCTCGCACGACTCGCCGTCGACACCGCAGGAGGGATGATCGATGCCTGGCGAGCGGTGACCCGATTCAAACCGCAGCGGATCTATGTGAGCACCCTCACCATCCCGCTCTGGATCGGCATCGCGCGGCTGCGCCGAGTGCCCGTCGTGGCGCACGTGCACGAGGCGGAATCCTCGGCCCCCGGGCTTCAACGCGCGGCACTCGCGGCGCCACTCCTGGCGGCAGACACCGTCATCGCCAATAGCGAGTTCAGTGTGGAGGTGCTGGGCGACTCCTTCAATAGTCTGGGTCGCCGCACGACCGTCGTGCACAACGGCGTCCCTGGCCCGTCACGACCGGTTCAAGCTCGCAAAGTGCTCGATTCGGCCCTCAAAATCGCCTACGTCGGCCGGCTTTCGCCCCGCAAGGGAGTGGATGTCGCCATCGAGGCGGTACGCCTGCTCACCGAGGCCGGTGTGGATGTTCGCCTCACCCTCATCGGCACGGCCTTTAGCGGATACGAGTGGTACGAGCAGCTACTGAGGCGCACGGTGACCGAATCCGGGCTCAGCGACCGGGTCGCCTTTCTCGGGTTTCAGTCCCCCGTGTTCTCCCGTATTACCGAGGCCGATGTCGTGGTCGTGCCCTCGCGGGTGGATGAACCGTTTGGCAACACAGCGGTCGAGGCTTTGCTCTGCGGTCGTCCCGTAATCGCGAGCGCGACCAGCGGGCTTCTCGAGGCCACGGCGGGATACCGATCAGCTCGCACGGTGGCCCCTGGTGACGCCACGTCGCTTGCCAGGAGCCTGGCCGAAGTGGCAAGCAACTGGCAGTACATGCGCACAGCGGCATGGAGAGATGTTGCCCTCGCGGAACACCGACACAGCCCATCGACCTATCGCCACAGGGTCGCAGCGACACTGGGCGGTCTGCCGCCCAGACGGTGGAAGCATCACCCCGAGCGCGTCGGCGGAGTCGCGGCGGCAGGGGGTGCGCAATGA
- a CDS encoding glycosyltransferase has protein sequence MTASSLSVVIAVLTYQRPDDLAELIPLLREQAQAEASSALVSILIVDNDPSANASGWSYSDPQSTISYVHEPVPGIAAARNRALDSAGDADILIFIDDDERPSPLWLHLLLQTYRSHDAPGVVGPVISRFSCDPEPWIVAGRFFDRRRLPTGTPVDVAATNNLLLDLKRVGSLRFDPAFGLSGGSDTLFTRELVRREGHLIWCDEATVDDIVPPARLTRNWVLARAFRSGNSWSRTSIHLADDGASRLATRLRLSASGLARVASGGLLSAAGVVGRTPHLHARGLRRLNRGGGIVSGAWGHVYSEYRRS, from the coding sequence ATGACAGCATCCAGCCTCAGCGTCGTCATCGCCGTGCTCACCTACCAGCGTCCGGATGACCTCGCCGAACTGATCCCGCTGCTTCGGGAGCAAGCGCAGGCCGAAGCCAGCAGTGCGTTGGTGAGCATCCTGATTGTCGACAACGACCCGTCGGCGAACGCGTCCGGCTGGAGCTACTCCGACCCTCAGTCGACGATCTCCTACGTGCATGAGCCGGTGCCGGGCATCGCTGCCGCCCGTAACCGGGCGCTCGACAGCGCGGGCGACGCCGACATCCTCATCTTTATCGACGATGACGAGCGCCCGTCCCCGCTCTGGCTGCACCTCTTGCTTCAGACCTATCGGTCACATGACGCGCCCGGGGTCGTGGGGCCAGTGATCTCCCGATTCTCCTGCGACCCCGAGCCGTGGATCGTCGCCGGCAGATTCTTTGATCGCCGCCGCCTTCCGACCGGAACACCCGTGGATGTTGCGGCCACCAATAACCTGTTGCTGGATCTCAAACGGGTCGGCAGCCTGCGTTTCGACCCCGCCTTCGGGCTCTCCGGCGGCTCGGACACACTGTTCACGCGGGAGCTTGTTCGCCGGGAGGGGCACCTCATCTGGTGCGACGAAGCCACCGTAGACGACATCGTGCCGCCAGCACGCCTCACCCGAAACTGGGTGCTGGCCCGGGCGTTCCGTAGCGGAAACTCCTGGAGCCGCACCAGCATCCATCTCGCGGACGACGGGGCATCTCGGCTGGCGACCCGCCTGCGGTTGAGCGCATCGGGGCTCGCCCGGGTTGCCTCTGGTGGCCTACTCAGCGCCGCCGGCGTTGTGGGGCGCACCCCGCATCTGCATGCCCGCGGGCTCCGCCGCCTCAACCGCGGCGGCGGAATCGTGTCGGGCGCCTGGGGCCACGTCTACTCGGAGTACCGGCGATCATGA
- a CDS encoding glycosyltransferase produces MAANLESGQRPLRVLQSLRVVRETTNPYLVQLVTALEREASVELFTWPRALLGRWDVLHIHWPELLFVREGRLRTAAGAVLCWLLLMRVRLGNRAIVRTVHNVRPHEDRGGLTERMLSRIDSATTLFISMADAGAENDVPVEVIPHGHYSDWYPRVGAPPVAGRVLFFGLIRDYKNAPALVHAFRGISRTDVSLHVVGKLDPAELGAHIESIVAGDPRIQLSFGYADDDLLVREFSEASVVALPYREMGNSGAMVLALSLGRPVLVPRTPANAAMADEVGASWVRLYDGELTSAALEAAVREGVPSDAPNLSSRDWGTVGHAHIAAYRRALESRHDRRYSE; encoded by the coding sequence ATGGCGGCGAATCTCGAATCCGGTCAGCGCCCCCTTCGGGTATTGCAATCGCTTCGCGTTGTGCGCGAGACCACGAATCCCTACCTCGTGCAGCTCGTCACAGCGCTTGAGCGGGAGGCGAGCGTGGAACTCTTCACATGGCCGCGCGCGCTCCTGGGCAGATGGGACGTGCTGCACATCCACTGGCCCGAGCTGCTCTTCGTGCGCGAGGGGCGACTGCGCACCGCCGCGGGGGCTGTGCTGTGCTGGTTGCTGCTGATGCGGGTGCGCCTGGGAAACCGGGCGATCGTGCGCACCGTTCACAATGTTCGGCCCCACGAAGACCGGGGAGGGTTGACCGAGCGGATGCTCAGCCGGATCGACTCTGCGACGACCCTGTTCATCTCCATGGCCGATGCTGGCGCCGAGAATGACGTGCCCGTCGAGGTGATCCCCCACGGGCACTACTCGGACTGGTACCCGCGGGTGGGTGCTCCGCCCGTCGCTGGCCGGGTCCTGTTCTTCGGCTTGATTCGCGATTACAAAAATGCTCCGGCGCTGGTGCATGCATTCCGCGGCATATCTCGAACCGACGTGAGTCTGCACGTCGTCGGCAAGCTTGATCCCGCGGAATTGGGTGCCCACATCGAGAGCATCGTTGCCGGTGACCCGCGCATCCAGTTGAGTTTCGGATACGCCGACGACGATCTGCTGGTGCGTGAGTTCAGCGAGGCAAGCGTCGTGGCGTTGCCCTACCGAGAGATGGGCAACTCTGGCGCGATGGTGCTGGCGCTCTCCCTGGGTCGGCCGGTTCTGGTGCCCCGCACCCCTGCCAATGCCGCGATGGCCGATGAGGTCGGGGCCAGTTGGGTGCGCCTGTACGACGGAGAGTTGACCTCGGCCGCTCTTGAGGCCGCTGTCCGTGAAGGAGTCCCGAGCGATGCCCCCAACCTCTCGTCTCGAGACTGGGGGACCGTCGGACACGCGCATATCGCGGCCTATCGTCGTGCGCTCGAATCGCGTCATGATCGCCGGTACTCCGAGTAG
- a CDS encoding CDP-alcohol phosphatidyltransferase family protein, translating to MPDPADALPTAPAAPPRGFRQTLATLRAAQKPAARSAPAYSRFVNRRIGRYLAAWAYSVGLGPNAVTAISALFTFAGIALLALVPPSWVLGIGVALLLVIGYAFDSADGQVARLRGIASPAGEWLDHVVDAVKVSAMPIALAVGFYRFDVVEPVWLLVPLLSAIVSAVLFFAMILTEQLRRQHGEASLAADAPGRPSWLRAVLVLPMDYGVLCLSFLLLGALPAFLVVYTLIALATAAFLVLALAKWFREMKNLGSPR from the coding sequence ATTCCTGACCCCGCGGATGCCCTCCCCACGGCACCCGCCGCCCCGCCGCGCGGGTTTCGGCAGACACTGGCCACGCTTCGGGCCGCTCAGAAGCCTGCCGCTCGAAGCGCCCCCGCATACTCCCGCTTCGTGAATCGACGCATCGGTCGCTATCTGGCCGCGTGGGCGTACTCCGTGGGGCTCGGCCCCAACGCGGTGACGGCAATCAGCGCGCTCTTCACCTTCGCTGGCATCGCCCTTCTGGCTCTTGTTCCTCCCAGCTGGGTGCTGGGAATCGGCGTAGCGCTGCTGCTGGTCATTGGCTACGCGTTCGACTCGGCCGACGGCCAGGTCGCCCGGCTTCGGGGCATCGCTAGCCCGGCCGGGGAATGGCTCGACCACGTCGTCGATGCTGTCAAGGTGTCGGCCATGCCCATCGCGCTCGCCGTGGGCTTCTACCGGTTCGATGTCGTGGAGCCCGTGTGGCTGCTCGTTCCGCTGCTCTCCGCCATCGTCTCCGCGGTGCTGTTCTTCGCCATGATCCTCACCGAGCAGCTGCGGCGGCAGCACGGTGAGGCCTCCCTCGCCGCGGATGCCCCGGGGCGACCTTCGTGGCTGCGGGCCGTTCTGGTCCTGCCCATGGACTACGGCGTCCTGTGCCTGTCGTTTCTCCTCCTCGGTGCGCTCCCCGCTTTTCTCGTCGTCTACACACTCATCGCCCTTGCGACCGCAGCGTTCCTGGTCCTTGCGCTTGCCAAGTGGTTCCGCGAAATGAAAAACCTGGGTTCCCCACGATGA
- a CDS encoding lipopolysaccharide biosynthesis protein yields MSGTQSLGVRAARGAAVVLAGQGVRIVIQVVSVVVLARLLTPHDYGLIAMVAAVIGIATILRDFGLSSAAIQSPTLSRVQRDNLVWINGGIGAALGVMVFFSAWPIAAFFDEPALVAITQALSPTFLLGGLATQYRADLNRRMLFRRLTVSDLSGAAGGLAMAIGGALLGWGYWALVAQQLAQAIILLAASVASAGWLPRLPHRAPMRGLLTFGGNLVATQLIAYLAQNIDSVIIGARFGAGPLGIYNRAFQLLMVPLSQLRRPTTTVALPVLSRIADDDTRWGDFLARGQVALGYTLVAGLGLVASSAEPLTAIMLGAQWMEAWPILRLLAIAGIFQTLAYVGYWAYLSRGLTAQLFRYSLVSAVLIVGCVVVGSQWGILGVAAGYAVAPLLEWPLSLWWLSRCTTIPVGRLFAGAGRIIGITTVGALAGAGSSLAAAPFGSVAQIAASVAATALSYAVAFAIVRPIRRDILAVIAVARMLPSRRTTARPSEHAAADQTKGAAQ; encoded by the coding sequence ATGAGCGGCACACAATCTCTGGGGGTGCGGGCGGCACGAGGCGCGGCAGTCGTGCTCGCCGGGCAGGGCGTCCGCATCGTCATTCAGGTGGTCTCGGTCGTGGTACTTGCGCGACTGCTCACCCCTCACGACTACGGTCTCATCGCCATGGTGGCGGCCGTCATCGGCATCGCAACGATTCTCAGGGACTTCGGGCTCTCCTCCGCGGCCATCCAGTCCCCCACCCTGAGCAGGGTTCAGCGTGACAACCTGGTGTGGATCAACGGCGGCATCGGCGCAGCGCTGGGCGTCATGGTCTTTTTCTCCGCCTGGCCAATCGCGGCGTTCTTCGACGAACCCGCCCTGGTCGCCATAACGCAGGCGCTCTCCCCGACCTTTCTCCTGGGAGGCCTCGCCACGCAGTATCGCGCCGACCTCAATCGCCGGATGCTATTTCGGCGCCTTACCGTCTCAGACCTATCGGGAGCGGCCGGCGGGCTTGCAATGGCGATCGGAGGCGCACTCCTGGGCTGGGGGTATTGGGCACTCGTGGCCCAGCAACTCGCCCAGGCCATCATCCTGCTGGCGGCGAGCGTCGCCTCGGCCGGCTGGCTGCCCCGCCTGCCACACCGGGCTCCCATGCGGGGGCTGCTCACCTTCGGGGGCAACCTCGTCGCGACGCAGCTCATCGCCTACCTGGCCCAGAACATCGACTCGGTGATCATCGGCGCACGATTCGGGGCGGGGCCCCTCGGCATCTACAACCGGGCATTCCAGCTGCTCATGGTGCCGCTAAGCCAACTCCGTCGCCCCACAACCACCGTGGCGCTCCCCGTGCTCAGCCGCATCGCCGACGACGACACCCGATGGGGCGACTTTCTCGCCCGCGGCCAGGTGGCGCTCGGGTACACCCTCGTCGCGGGCCTCGGCCTGGTCGCCAGCTCCGCAGAACCACTCACCGCAATCATGCTCGGCGCGCAATGGATGGAGGCCTGGCCCATCCTGCGGCTTCTGGCGATCGCCGGAATCTTTCAGACGCTCGCCTACGTCGGTTACTGGGCCTATCTGTCACGGGGGCTCACCGCCCAGCTCTTTCGCTATTCCCTCGTCAGTGCCGTGCTCATCGTCGGATGCGTTGTTGTCGGCTCTCAGTGGGGCATTCTCGGCGTCGCCGCAGGCTACGCGGTCGCTCCTCTACTCGAATGGCCCCTCTCGTTGTGGTGGCTCTCCCGCTGCACCACGATCCCCGTCGGTCGCCTCTTCGCTGGCGCCGGGCGCATCATCGGCATCACGACCGTCGGCGCGCTCGCGGGGGCAGGCTCGAGCCTCGCCGCCGCACCCTTCGGCTCCGTGGCGCAGATCGCCGCGAGCGTCGCCGCCACCGCCCTGAGCTATGCCGTTGCCTTCGCCATTGTGCGCCCCATTCGCCGCGACATCCTGGCCGTTATCGCAGTGGCTCGCATGCTGCCCTCTCGCCGAACGACAGCCCGGCCGTCAGAGCACGCCGCTGCCGACCAGACGAAGGGAGCCGCACAGTGA
- a CDS encoding glycosyltransferase family 2 protein → MINRALAIVVVNYGSHELLEANFGSIALDELAARLVVVDNYTSAEELSLVRALCSRRGWSLIHGPNVGFGAGINRGVQHARELGCDTVIAINPDARASSAALGALAQAARDDALALVGPVVTGEDGGHWFAGGRVVVAEGRTTTKPGTDSACSDGWLTGACLAFRLDLWNLLGGFDERFFLYWEDVDLSWRWRNAGGHLVVRNDIRIIHSVGGTQAAEGRAKSVGYYYFNCRNRMLFAAAHLSRRDAIRWLILTPDYARRVLLRGGRRQFLRKPWRPLWASFAGSATGIRAAFSRPQSRSSSRREVTP, encoded by the coding sequence GTGATCAATCGCGCCCTCGCAATCGTGGTGGTCAACTACGGGTCGCACGAGCTTCTCGAAGCGAACTTTGGCTCGATCGCGCTCGATGAGCTCGCCGCACGGCTCGTCGTCGTCGATAACTACACGTCGGCTGAGGAGCTGTCCCTGGTGCGGGCTCTCTGCTCCCGGCGGGGGTGGAGCCTCATCCACGGCCCCAACGTGGGGTTTGGCGCTGGCATCAACAGAGGGGTGCAGCATGCCCGCGAGCTGGGCTGCGACACCGTGATCGCCATCAACCCGGATGCCAGGGCTAGCTCCGCTGCGCTCGGCGCCCTCGCACAGGCCGCTCGAGACGACGCACTCGCTCTCGTGGGCCCCGTCGTGACTGGGGAGGATGGCGGCCACTGGTTCGCGGGCGGCCGAGTGGTCGTCGCGGAGGGACGCACGACAACGAAACCCGGCACCGACAGTGCCTGCTCCGATGGGTGGCTCACGGGAGCCTGTCTCGCCTTTCGACTCGACCTCTGGAATCTGCTCGGCGGCTTCGACGAACGGTTCTTTCTCTATTGGGAGGATGTCGATCTCTCCTGGCGCTGGAGGAACGCTGGCGGGCACCTCGTAGTGCGCAACGACATTCGGATCATCCATAGCGTCGGAGGCACCCAGGCGGCGGAGGGCCGCGCCAAGTCGGTGGGCTACTACTACTTCAACTGCCGCAATCGCATGTTGTTTGCCGCCGCTCACCTGTCGCGCCGCGACGCCATCCGGTGGCTCATTCTCACCCCTGACTACGCGCGCCGGGTGCTGCTGCGCGGGGGGAGACGGCAGTTTCTGCGCAAGCCCTGGCGGCCCCTCTGGGCAAGCTTCGCCGGTTCGGCCACCGGCATTCGCGCAGCATTCTCTCGACCGCAATCTCGTTCATCGTCGCGACGGGAGGTCACCCCGTGA
- a CDS encoding right-handed parallel beta-helix repeat-containing protein, with protein sequence MTSKKLHSAAQRERRRLGASWWAALAVTVLALVTTSPAPTISGALPAPDDAASDATRGTSEGERGDDPLPSSAAEPPEVTRLPDAGVPGPHTTGVPAGTQLTRFDGDLVITTPGAVVEGLDIYGFVRVEAPGVTIRNSIIRGRSVANNAMLIYAGSPSAAGLLVHDTELAAAYPSHIVNGVYGAGFMLRRVNIHTVIDSVHIFGDDVVIESSWLHGNLHYDNDPGWGGGPSHDDNIQIQAGTNITITGNVIEGAHNAALQVTQDQGPVSQLVFSGNTVSGGGCSINIAEKNKGAIEGLHISDNVFGESRFGCAMLIPPSTHATISANASTNGAPVRIDRRAQ encoded by the coding sequence GTGACGAGTAAGAAGCTCCATTCCGCTGCCCAGCGAGAGCGCCGACGGCTCGGCGCCAGTTGGTGGGCGGCGCTCGCCGTCACCGTGCTGGCCCTCGTGACAACCTCGCCGGCCCCCACGATCTCCGGCGCCCTGCCCGCACCGGATGACGCGGCATCCGATGCCACTCGCGGCACCAGCGAAGGCGAGCGAGGCGACGACCCGCTGCCCTCGTCCGCCGCCGAGCCTCCCGAAGTCACGCGCCTGCCCGACGCTGGCGTGCCCGGACCACATACGACAGGCGTGCCCGCGGGCACCCAGCTCACCCGCTTCGACGGCGACCTCGTGATCACCACCCCGGGGGCCGTCGTCGAAGGGCTCGACATCTACGGATTCGTGCGCGTGGAAGCGCCGGGAGTCACCATTCGCAACTCGATCATCCGGGGCCGCAGCGTTGCCAACAACGCCATGCTCATCTACGCGGGCTCACCCTCCGCGGCGGGACTCCTCGTGCACGACACGGAGCTCGCGGCGGCCTACCCCTCTCACATCGTCAATGGCGTGTACGGTGCCGGGTTCATGCTCCGACGCGTGAACATCCACACCGTTATCGACTCAGTGCACATCTTTGGCGACGACGTGGTGATCGAATCGTCGTGGCTTCACGGCAACCTGCACTACGACAACGACCCAGGATGGGGCGGCGGGCCGAGCCACGACGACAACATCCAAATCCAGGCCGGGACCAACATCACGATTACCGGCAACGTGATCGAGGGTGCCCACAACGCTGCGCTTCAGGTGACCCAGGATCAGGGCCCCGTTTCCCAGCTCGTGTTCTCGGGCAACACCGTCTCGGGCGGCGGCTGCTCCATCAACATCGCGGAGAAAAACAAGGGCGCGATCGAGGGCCTGCACATCTCCGACAACGTCTTTGGTGAGTCTCGATTCGGCTGCGCAATGCTGATTCCTCCGAGCACTCACGCCACGATCTCTGCCAATGCATCAACCAATGGAGCACCAGTGAGGATCGATCGCCGTGCGCAATAG
- a CDS encoding acyltransferase — MASLVLAGKMPIHALRIATIRFWGGRIHPDATVYHGFEIRGAQHLRIGARSSIGNGAILDARAGITIGEDVNLSTAVHIWTGQHNPQSAEFAYESAPVTIGNRAWVSTRVTILPGVTIGEGAVVAAGAVVTSDVAPFTMVGGVPAKVIGARTTSLRYRLPLRRLKPWWW, encoded by the coding sequence ATGGCCTCCCTCGTGCTCGCGGGAAAGATGCCAATCCACGCCCTGCGCATCGCGACGATCAGGTTCTGGGGTGGTCGAATCCATCCGGATGCCACGGTCTATCACGGCTTCGAAATTCGGGGAGCGCAGCATCTGCGCATCGGAGCGCGCAGCTCGATCGGCAACGGGGCCATCCTCGACGCCCGCGCTGGCATCACCATTGGCGAGGATGTGAACCTCTCCACGGCGGTGCATATCTGGACGGGACAGCACAACCCCCAGAGCGCCGAGTTCGCCTATGAGAGCGCGCCCGTCACAATCGGCAATCGCGCCTGGGTGAGCACGAGGGTGACGATTTTGCCCGGGGTGACCATCGGCGAGGGCGCCGTCGTGGCCGCCGGCGCGGTCGTTACCTCCGACGTTGCGCCGTTCACGATGGTGGGAGGCGTGCCGGCGAAGGTCATTGGCGCGAGAACAACATCGCTGCGTTATCGACTGCCGCTGCGGCGGCTCAAGCCATGGTGGTGGTGA
- a CDS encoding adenylyltransferase/cytidyltransferase family protein: MTLRIGYAAGAFDLFHVGHLNILRRARSECDRLIAGVVSDEMLLLTKGALPVIPLEERLDIVRSVRFVDEAVAEVVPDKLETWRSVRFTHFFKGDDWQGTEKGLALEHSFAAVGVTVVYFPYTDGTSSTQLRQALDTLNRVER, from the coding sequence ATGACCCTTCGAATCGGGTATGCCGCTGGTGCCTTCGACCTCTTTCATGTGGGGCACCTCAACATCCTTCGGCGAGCGAGAAGCGAGTGCGATCGCCTCATCGCCGGGGTCGTCTCCGACGAAATGCTACTGCTGACCAAGGGCGCACTCCCGGTGATACCGCTCGAGGAGCGACTCGACATCGTGCGCAGTGTGCGCTTCGTCGACGAGGCGGTGGCAGAAGTTGTTCCCGACAAGCTTGAGACGTGGCGCAGCGTGCGATTCACCCACTTCTTTAAAGGAGACGACTGGCAGGGCACCGAAAAGGGGCTGGCCCTTGAGCACTCGTTCGCCGCCGTCGGGGTCACAGTCGTGTACTTTCCCTACACCGACGGAACCTCAAGCACCCAGTTGCGGCAGGCCCTCGACACCCTCAATCGCGTCGAGCGCTGA
- a CDS encoding glycosyltransferase family 2 protein: protein MSDPSAPDREPMADAGAAPYPRISVALCTHNGAEFLAAQLRSILGQTHPVDEIVLSDDASIDGTVALVADGIAAHARRAVRVPSLVVIENEPALGVVRNFEQALLRCTGDVIALCDQDDVWHEDRMARVMAAFAEHPELLLVHSDARLIRADGLPFGAGLAATQRMSPHERHSLSTNRGWDVLVRRSLVTGATVVIRRGLLDRAVPFVDSWVHDEWLAIMAAATGGTHFLDEQLLDYRQHARNQIGVVRRGFSARLARLFTPRGERNERLVGRAIDLLNRVTELHRAAVNRRSPDARLLAKAVKDARAKLAHERVRILLPAVRILRVGPVFAEALTGRYERYGRGVQDIARDLLQKAGGVRETTPLPAALSARRD from the coding sequence ATGAGCGATCCATCCGCACCAGATCGTGAGCCGATGGCGGATGCTGGCGCCGCCCCCTATCCGCGAATCAGCGTTGCCCTGTGCACGCACAATGGTGCGGAGTTCTTGGCCGCCCAACTGCGCAGCATCCTGGGCCAAACGCACCCGGTCGACGAGATCGTGCTCTCGGACGACGCCTCGATTGACGGCACCGTCGCGCTCGTGGCCGATGGCATTGCCGCGCACGCCCGCAGGGCTGTGCGGGTGCCGAGTCTTGTCGTGATCGAGAACGAACCGGCTCTGGGAGTCGTGCGCAATTTCGAGCAGGCACTGCTGCGGTGCACGGGAGACGTGATTGCGCTCTGCGACCAAGACGATGTCTGGCACGAAGATCGCATGGCGAGGGTTATGGCGGCGTTCGCGGAGCATCCTGAGCTGCTTCTCGTGCACAGCGACGCCCGACTGATCCGTGCCGATGGTTTGCCTTTTGGGGCCGGGCTAGCGGCAACTCAGCGCATGTCGCCTCACGAGCGCCACAGCCTGTCGACCAATAGGGGTTGGGATGTTCTCGTGCGGCGCAGCCTCGTCACGGGTGCCACCGTTGTCATCAGGCGCGGCCTTCTCGATCGCGCCGTTCCGTTCGTCGATTCGTGGGTGCATGACGAGTGGCTGGCCATCATGGCCGCGGCCACGGGAGGCACCCACTTTCTCGACGAGCAGTTATTGGACTACCGGCAGCATGCGCGCAATCAGATCGGCGTCGTGCGAAGAGGTTTCTCTGCCAGGCTTGCGCGCCTGTTCACTCCGCGCGGAGAGCGCAACGAGAGGCTCGTCGGTCGGGCGATCGATCTGCTCAACCGGGTCACTGAGCTGCACAGAGCCGCAGTGAATCGCCGATCCCCCGATGCTCGCCTTCTGGCCAAGGCGGTTAAGGATGCCAGGGCCAAGCTCGCACACGAACGCGTGCGCATCCTGTTGCCGGCGGTGCGCATCCTGCGCGTCGGCCCGGTCTTTGCGGAGGCGCTCACCGGCCGGTACGAGCGGTATGGCCGGGGTGTGCAAGATATTGCGCGCGACCTTCTCCAAAAGGCGGGCGGGGTTCGGGAGACGACCCCGCTGCCAGCGGCGCTCAGCGCTCGACGCGATTGA